A window of Glycine soja cultivar W05 chromosome 2, ASM419377v2, whole genome shotgun sequence genomic DNA:
TTTACGGATAATTGAGTCCCACATGTGACATCGCCTCGAGTTGGCCCCTATGGGTATACCCAGATATATAAATGGAAAAGCCAGCAAACTACAATGCAAATAATTGGCCGCCTCTTGCTTCCATTGATCTGTCACTCCAAACACACCAAAACAGCTCTTAGCGAAGTTGATCCTTAAATTAGAAACCAACTCAAATGACCTAAGGATCACCTTAATAGCTTCTACATTCTCCTTGGCTGCTTccccaaaaaaaattgtgtcatcAGCATACTGTAAGATGCTGATGGGCACACCATTTGCACCAACTAGGTAGGGCTTGTACAGATTTTCCTCCACTGCTCTCCTCATCAAACCATTTAGACCTTCAGCCacaatattgaataaaaaaggtGTCAATGGGTCTCCTTGCCTAAGACCCCTCTGCGGTAGGAACTCAGCTGTCGGGCTACCATTCACTAAAACAGAAATAGATGCAGATTTGACACACTCTTCAATCCATTTTATCCATTTCGGACTGAAATCCATTCTCCACATCATATACATCAGAAAATTCCATGAAACCGAATCGTATGCCTTTTCATAATCCACTTTGAAAACGAGGCATGATTTGTTGCTCCTCTTGGCCTCATCTATCACCTCATTTGCTATGAGTGCACTATGAAGTAAATGTCTCCCTTCAATGAAAGCAGATTGGGTCTCATTAATAATAAATGGCATTACCACCTTCACTCTTTTAGCCAACAATTTCGCCACAATCTTGTACATGCAACCTATAAGGGAGATAGGCCGGTAATCATTCAAGGTGTGAGGATGAATCACCTTGGGGATTAATGCTAAGAAAGATGCATTACAACCCCTAGGGAAAACACCGTTGGCATaaaattcatccaaaaagcGAAGGATATCGGGTTTGAACAAGTGCCAGAACTTCTTTATGAACTTAAATTTGAAACCATCGGGCCCCGGGCACCGCTCACTCCCACAATCCCAAATAGCTAGCCTCACTTCCTCCTCCTGAAAAGGAAGCACCAGGATATTGTTCTGATGTTGGCTAATGGTCTGGAAATTAATACCATCCAGCCTAGGTCTACTGTGATCAGGTTCCTGGAATATTTGTGAAAAGAAATCCTGGACCTCCTCCTGCACCTTTTGTGGTTCATCTATGTAACACTGTTTTGGAGTGATTTtgcagaaataatttttttccaatctCACTAATTCTTTTTTAACACCTTTCCTTCTTGATATACTCCTTCAAAGGTCCAAAGCTCCCTCACGGGTACAGTCTACTATTTGGACTGCATTTCTTCTTAATAGAGTTAATTCTAGCAACTTGTTGCATGTTAGTAGACTGCATAAGACTCTTTCTTAGATGTATATATGAGTGTTGCTTCCTCATAATCAGCTCCATACCTGTTCTTTAGACAGtttgcttttgtttctttttggaAATTCTTATTTAGAAAATCTGGTCCCTAGACCAGTTTATGTTGATTAGCTTTCGCGGCTTTGTTTAAGAGGCAACATTTCTGTGCCAATGTGCAAGTATAACCTGCTACACCTTGGTGCATTTGTTTTGATCCTAACTATCATATTTTGAAGGAGGCTTTTGCAAAACAACATTTTGATTTTTCGGATAAATATTAGGCATTTCAAGTTTGGGGCCCATCTGTCAATGATTAGGCAGCTTTGCTTGattggtttgttttttgtttttccctaTGTTAATTAGGGCTCCTTATCCTCCCATttccttgtaatttttttctcttcacatgaatttcttcttttatcCAAAGAGGAAAAACatatcttaaaaatcaaatttgcacATAATTTATTAAGCTTTAACAAACCTGTGACATAAAACGGGGAAGCATAATCCTGAGTATTTGTTCAAGGACTTGAGTCCCAGCTGATTCAATTGCTTGCTTTGGTATTGCTTGGAAAGGAAAAGGAATTTCAATGCTTACCTGGATTCCACATAGCAATCCAATGACACCTTTAACTGGAATCCCACAAATATAGAAtcacaagaaaatgaaatagaaatagAGTACTACCTCAATTATAGTGTCTGATGTGAGTTGCTGCATCAATGACCTGTTAGCATTGCTATCACATGATATCCGGTTAACCATTAGAGCTGCATTACCATATTAAAGTATTGAAAAGGCATTCCTGAAAGTAGCATAAACCAAACAGCATGACACCCTACATGTTTTCACTTTCCTTTCCTAGAGAAGAGTACAAGAAAATTGCCTCAGCTTCTGCTGTAAACAAGGAAGTATACATATCGTTTCATAATCATCACATGTACTGCTTTCATAAATAGCCACTAAGCTACAATAAAAAACAGTACTGAGCAGAATAAGCATTGATCTGCTTCGATACCATTTTAGCAATTCACACTGTAGTTCCATGTTTTGCTTTGTTTGACAAATAATTTGACAAGAACAACAGTTTCCAAGAAACCGTGTATAACACAGCTGATATAAACAAGTTAAACCTGACATTCTCCTATATCCTCCTACAATACCCTCCTAATACTTCATAAAGAAAGCATTGAGTATAaaagttaatgtttttaatattttgaaaacttaTAATCCATTCAATGCTTTCTTCATTTAGTAAGTAAGAAGATGTTGTATAAGGATTCAGCATCATTTATTCTTAACACACTCACAAAAGgaatccttttaaaaaaaattcactttctATAGACATTTATCATAGTTATAAATTGTGCTACACAATAACAAGTGAAGCTTGCAGTATTGCAATTTTAATGTCTTCACAACCCCTTTGCAAGTTGCAACTGCAATTGCAGCAATGCCGCATTGCCCACAATTCTGTTAATCGAGAGACACCAACAACAACCACAACCATAACTACAATTTAAAACTATGCACATTTGATACGCATCAAACAACTCACCATCAAACTTGTCATTCTGTGCAGCAACCATTGGCGAGCCCTCAAGCTGTCACCAAAAGCCAAACCAagaaatcaaaacaattaaACACTAAAAACCAAATTCAGAAACACAAGTGCATGAGTTTGACACCTTGCAAGACAAGAGCTTGATGCAACATCCATCAGGTTGCTCTTCCACTTTCACCAACAACACAGGACAAACCTCAAAGTTGAAGAACTTGAACCTATAAACGTAACACCTAAACGTGTTTTCGTTTACCCGCTCAATCCTCTCTGCATCCAACACTGAATACTGACTCGCTGGTAACCGCATGTACTCAACTGCACACACATCATAAAATCCAATAAAATTaccaatttttcaaaatcaagtaaaaatgtataaaataagaaaaggcttaattactcatttagttTTTATACACACAATCTTTATGTTTTAGTCCTTCCACCTACAAACTAGTTCGTTTTAGTTACATACACATTCTAATCTGTTTTAGTCCATGCCATCCAAAATTGTAGAGACTAAGACAGATTAAGggtttgtttggataaaattcTCCACAAGCACTTtcaggagaagaaaataaataaaaaataaatgagtttctctattagctaaaattaacttatgcataagcaaaattataaaagttCTCTCATATTTGCTTCTGTAAAAGTTGACTTTTAACCTatgcataaactaattttagcATGCAAAgaaacttatttcatttttccttttttattttcttctcctagaaGTGCTTATGGAGATTTTTATCCAAACAGACCCTAGAATGTGTATGTGCACTGCAGGATTAAAACGAGTTAAGAGTGTATGTGCGCAAGGACCTCAAGGATTAGTTTCTGGATGTAGGAACTAAAACATGACGATTGTACAAGCaactgaattaattaattaatcaaagcatgaaaaaaaggaaaataattaacCAATATCACTCTAACATTACTTAGGGGGCGTTGGAGTTGCCGAACCGAAACGGACTCCTTGCGGCGAGCGACGAACCGAGCCTTCTGGCTCGGAGTGGCCGAAGCACGAAGCGAGAGGCGCGGGGATTTGAGAGCGCATTGGGTGTGTGGAAAGGAAATGGGAATGGAACGaaacagagaagaagaagaagaagccatcCACCAAACTGTTGAGTCCAGATGGAT
This region includes:
- the LOC114391533 gene encoding uncharacterized protein LOC114391533, with the protein product MASSSSSLFRSIPISFPHTQCALKSPRLSLRASATPSQKARFVARRKESVSVRQLQRPLIEYMRLPASQYSVLDAERIERVNENTFRCYVYRFKFFNFEVCPVLLVKVEEQPDGCCIKLLSCKLEGSPMVAAQNDKFDAEAEAIFLYSSLGKESENINANRSLMQQLTSDTIIEVSIEIPFPFQAIPKQAIESAGTQVLEQILRIMLPRFMSQLEKDYQAWASGDTSRQPLGTGEI